One segment of Ziziphus jujuba cultivar Dongzao chromosome 12, ASM3175591v1 DNA contains the following:
- the LOC125420309 gene encoding probable nucleoredoxin 1 encodes MTETTSHDYLSLLSSTERDFLVRNNGDQVKIDSLKGKKFGLYFSASWCRPCHRFTPSLLKVYYKVASKGDFEVVFVSADKDEKSFNGYFSKMPWLAVPFSDSETRYQLDVLFRVSEVPYLMIIGENGKVLTDSGVEIIGEYGAEGYPFTVERIKELKDQEEAAKQGQSLRSILVSPSHDFVISPDGNKVPVSELEGKTVGLYFSDSSYKSCVEFTPKLVEVYEKLKAKGESFEIVLIPLHDDKESFEQDFKNMPWFAFPSKDKSCANLVRYCEISALPTLFVIGPDGKTLTKSGVLAVANLGDLAYPFTPEKFKELLEIEKAKKEAQTLDSILVLGDLNFVIGKDGAKVPVSELVGKNILLYFSAHWLDLHLKFLSKLIKTYHDIKAKDSAFEVIFVSSDRDQPSFDEFFSTMPWLALPFSDERKKNLQKKFKSQRTDAAIAIGPSGRTVSKKFLQFIAYFGPDAYPFTEEKLKHLKEQLEAMAEQWPEKVKHKLHAEHELLLTRRDVYNCDGCEETGYTWSYLCKNCDFDLHPNCALKNDEETE; translated from the exons ATGACCGAGACTACCTCCCACGActatctctctctcctctcttctaCAGAGAGAGACTTTCTTGTTCGCAACAACGGTGATCAG GTTAAGATAGATAGCTTGAAGGGGAAGAAGTTTGGGTTGTATTTTTCGGCATCATGGTGTCGACCATGTCATCGTTTCACCCCAAGCTTACTGAAGGTGTACTATAAAGTTGCCTCAAAAGGTGATTTTGAGGTTGTCTTTGTCTCAGCGGATAAAGATGAGAAGTCATTTAATGGGTATTTCTCCAAAATGCCATGGCTTGCAGTCCCATTTTCTGATTCAGAGACGCGTTATCAGTTAGATGTATTGTTCAGGGTCAGTGAAGTACCATACCTTATGATCATTGGTGAAAATGGCAAAGTCTTGACTGACAGTGGAGTTGAAATTATTGGGGAGTATGGAGCTGAAGGATATCCTTTTACCGTAGAAAGAATTAAAGAACTAAAAGACCAAGAAGAAGCAGCTAAACAGGGACAGTCCCTCAGATCAATCTTGGTCTCACCTTCCCATGACTTTGTGATCTCACCTGATGGAAATAAG GTACCTGTCTCTGAACTTGAAGGGAAAACAGTTGGTCTGTATTTCTCAGATTCTTCATACAAGTCATGTGTTGAATTTACGCCAAAACTAGTGGAGGTTTATGAGAAACTCAAAGCTAAGGGAGAAAGCTTTGAGATTGTGTTGATTCCACTTCATGATGATAAAGAATCATTTGagcaagattttaaaaatatgccTTGGTTTGCATTTCCAAGCAAGGACAAGAGCTGTGCAAACCTTGTCCGTTATTGTGAGATCTCAGCCCTTCCCACTTTGTTTGTTATTGGCCCAGATGGTAAAACTCTCACTAAAAGTGGTGTTCTAGCGGTTGCTAATCTTGGGGATTTAGCATACCCATTCACCCCAGAGAAGTTCAAAGAGCTCCTTGAGATTGAAAAGGCAAAGAAGGAAGCTCAAACCCTTGACTCAATATTGGTTCTCGGAGATCTAAATTTTGTAATTGGAAAAGATGGGGCCAAG GTACCAGTATCTGAACTTGTTGGAAAGAACATTCTACTTTATTTCTCAGCTCATTGGCTTGACTTACATCTTAAATTCCTGTCTAAGCTTATCAAAACGTACCATGACATAAAGGCGAAAGACAGTGCATTCGAAGTGATCTTCGTCTCAAGTGATCGTGATCAGCCTTCCTTTGATGAATTCTTTTCAACCATGCCTTGGTTAGCCCTTCCTTTCAGTGATGAGAGGAAGAAAAACcttcaaaaaaaattcaaaagccaACGCACTGATGCAGCCATAGCCATTGGCCCCTCTGGCCGGACAGTGAGCAAGAAATTCCTACAATTCATAGCCTACTTTGGGCCTGATGCCTATCCATTCACAGAAGAGAAGTTGAAGCATTTGAAAGAACAGTTGGAGGCAATGGCAGAGCAGTGGCCAGAGAAAGTCAAGCATAAGTTGCATGCCGAACATGAGCTTTTGCTCACTCGTCGCGATGTATACAACTGTGATGGGTGTGAGGAGACAGGTTATACTTGGTCCTACTTGTGTAAGAATTGTGACTTTGATCTCCATCCAAATTGTGCCTTGAAGAACGATGAAGAAACAGAATGA
- the LOC132799154 gene encoding probable nucleoredoxin 1 gives MTETTTPDYVSLLSSTERDFLVRNNGDQVKIDSLKGKKFGLYFSASWCGPCRRFTPNLVKVYYKVASKGDFEVVFISADKDEESFNGYFSKMPWLAVPFSDSETRYQLDVLFRVSEVPYLMIIGENGNVLTDSGVEIIGEYGAEGYPFTVERIKELKDQEDAAKQGQSLRSILVSPSRDFVISPNGNKVPVSELEGKTVGLYFSDSSYKSCVEFTLELVEVYEKLKAKGESFEIVLIPLHDDKESFEQDFKNMPWFAFPDKSHQKLVRYCEISVLPALFVIGPDGKTLTKSGVLAVAKFGDLAYPFTPEKFKELLEIEKAKEEAQTLESILVLGDLNFVIGKDGAKEPVSELVGKNILLYFSAHWLDSCRKFLPKLIKTYHDIKAKDSAFEVIFISSDRDQPSFDEFFSSMPWLALPFSDERKKNLQKKFKSQGTHAAIAIGPSGRTVSKKLGHFIAYFGPDAYPFTEEKFKHLDEYLEEMAKQWPEKVTHKLHAEHELLLTRRNSYYCNGCRDLGYAWSYLCENCDFDLHPNCALKNDEETDSGPTDKREFV, from the exons ATGACCGAGACTACCACCCCCGACTAtgtctctctcctctcttctaCAGAGAGAGACTTTCTTGTTCGCAACAACGGTGATCAG GTTAAGATAGACAGCTTGAAGGGGAAGAAGTTTGGGTTGTATTTTTCGGCATCATGGTGTGGACCATGTCGTCGTTTCACCCCAAACTTAGTGAAGGTTTACTATAAAGTTGCCTCAAAAGGTGATTTTGAGGTTGTCTTTATCTCAGCTGATAAAGATGAGGAGTCATTTAATGGGTATTTCTCCAAAATGCCATGGCTTGCGGTTCCATTTTCTGATTCAGAGACGCGTTATCAGTTAGATGTATTGTTCAGGGTCAGTGAAGTACCATACCTTATGATCATTGGTGAAAATGGGAATGTCTTGACTGACAGTGGAGTTGAAATTATTGGGGAGTATGGAGCTGAAGGATATCCTTTTACCGTAGAAAGAATAAAAGAACTAAAAGACCAAGAAGACGCAGCTAAACAGGGACAGTCCTTGAGATCAATCTTGGTCTCACCTTCCCGTGACTTTGTAATCTCACCCAATGGAAATAAG GTACCTGTCTCTGAACTTGAAGGGAAAACAGTTGGTCTGTATTTCTCAGATTCTTCATACAAGTCATGTGTTGAATTTACGCTAGAACTCGTGGAGGTTTATGAGAAACTCAAAGCTAAGGGAGAAAGCTTTGAGATTGTGTTGATTCCACTTCATGATGATAAAGAATCATTTGAGCAAGATTTCAAAAATATGCCTTGGTTTGCATTTCCAGACAAGAGCCATCAAAAGCTTGTCCGTTATTGTGAGATCTCAGTCCTTCCCGCTTTGTTTGTTATTGGCCCAGATGGTAAAACTCTCACTAAAAGTGGTGTTCTAGCGGTTGCTAAATTTGGGGATCTAGCATACCCATTCACCCCAGAGAAGTTCAAAGAGCTCCTTGAGATTGAAAAGGCAAAGGAGGAAGCTCAAACCCTTGAGTCAATATTGGTTCTCGGAGATCTAAATTTTGTAATTGGAAAAGATGGGGCCAAG GAACCAGTATCTGAACTCGTTGGAAAGAACATTCTACTTTATTTCTCAGCTCATTGGCTTGACTCATGTCGTAAATTCCTGCCTAAGCTTATTAAAACATACCATGACATAAAGGCGAAAGACAGTGCATTCGAAGTGATCTTCATCTCAAGTGATCGTGATCAGCCTTCCTTTGATGAATTCTTTTCAAGCATGCCTTGGTTAGCCCTTCCTTTCAGTGATGAGAGGAAGAAAAACcttcaaaaaaaattcaaaagccaGGGCACTCACGCAGCCATAGCCATTGGCCCCTCTGGCCGGACAGTGAGCAAGAAATTAGGACACTTCATAGCCTACTTTGGGCCTGATGCCTATCCATTCACAGAAGAGAAGTTTAAGCATTTGGATGAATACTTGGAGGAAATGGCAAAGCAGTGGCCTGAGAAAGTCACGCATAAGTTGCATGCTGAACATGAGCTTTTGCTCACTCGCCGCAATTCATACTACTGTAATGGGTGTAGGGATTTGGGATATGCTTGGTCCTACTTGTGTGAGAATTGTGACTTTGATCTCCATCCGAATTGTGCCTTGAAGAACGATGAAGAAACAGACAGTGGTCCAACAGACAAGCGTGAATTCGTATGA
- the LOC132800128 gene encoding secreted RxLR effector protein 161-like, with the protein MKELGELKHFLGLEVDRTEKGLFLGQQKYAKNLLQKFGMLDCKPISTPMEVNAKLSAYEGKDLEDATMYQQLVGSLIYLTLTRPDISFAVGVVSRYMQSPKKPHLEAVRRILRYVKGTINLGLLYKRGEECKLVGYCDADYAGDHDTRRSTTGYIFSLGSGAVSWCSKRQPTVSLSTTEAEYRAAAMAGQEDPMSSSIGFHKLFIIGKHWKRREKNCGC; encoded by the exons ATGAAGGAACTTGGGGAGCTCAAGCACTTCCTTGGACTCGAAGTTGACCGAACAGAGAAAGGTTTATTTCTTGGTCAACAAAAGTATGCAAAGAATCTATTacaaaaatttggaatgttGGATTGCAAGCCAATATCAACTCCAATGGAGGTGAATGCTAAGCTATCTGCATATGAAGGAAAAGACTTGGAGGATGCTACTATGTACCAACAATTGGTAGGAAGTCTTATCTATTTAACACTGACGCGGCCAGATATTTCATTTGCAGTTGGAGTTGTAAGTCGGTATATGCAAAGTCCAAAGAAACCTCACTTGGAAGCAGTCCGACGAATATTAAGGTACGTTAAAGGCACTATAAACTTGGGGCTTCTATATAAAAGAGGAGAGGAATGCAAGTTGGTTGGTTACTGTGATGCCGACTATGCTGGAGATCATGATACACGACGATCGACTACTGGATATATATTCAGCCTTGGTTCAGGAGCAGTATCTTGGTGcagtaaaagacaaccaactgtATCTCTGTCAACTACAGAAGCAGAATATAGAGCAGCTGCTATGGCAGGCCAAGAAG ATCCGATGTCTTCGTCCATTGGCTTTCACAAGCTCTTTATCATTGGAAAGCACTGGAAACGGAGAGAAAAGAATTGTGGTTGCTGA